A genomic segment from Oculatellaceae cyanobacterium encodes:
- a CDS encoding RAMP superfamily CRISPR-associated protein — MAIRSTLGANEMYLKAYGIIEALAPLHVGASAGEETGNLSLIFRDQFTQTGIIPGSSIRGRFRADMRTTEAGLTNTWYGHHVIEGVKDGGTTEALVKFEYASLVWLPVFCPGQPVVWVSCPRLLKRYQQITGITDKIPAPYTASKSLQGRQVGVGRKILFFNLGFMEIEHEADLSAWIPMGTDLQVSNLVVVGDNDIAMLHDMALYRQTRVKLLDEMKKVDTEKGALFNVEALPEGSVLVFPVAVKQKGWKPFGDAAAQELYFGGLESVGFGRCHVTLGGDYQ; from the coding sequence TTGGCAATCCGATCAACATTAGGAGCAAATGAAATGTATCTCAAAGCCTACGGAATTATTGAAGCATTAGCGCCCCTGCACGTTGGCGCAAGTGCAGGAGAAGAAACCGGAAATCTCAGTTTAATTTTCCGCGATCAATTTACCCAAACAGGCATAATTCCTGGTAGTTCAATTCGCGGTCGTTTTCGTGCGGATATGCGTACCACCGAAGCAGGTTTAACTAATACTTGGTATGGACATCATGTAATTGAAGGCGTAAAAGATGGCGGCACAACTGAAGCTTTAGTTAAGTTTGAATATGCTTCTTTAGTTTGGCTACCTGTGTTTTGTCCAGGGCAACCTGTTGTTTGGGTAAGTTGCCCTAGATTGCTGAAACGCTATCAACAAATTACCGGAATAACTGATAAAATTCCTGCACCTTATACAGCCTCAAAAAGTTTACAAGGGCGACAAGTAGGAGTTGGGCGCAAGATTCTATTTTTCAATTTAGGGTTTATGGAAATAGAACACGAAGCGGATTTATCAGCTTGGATTCCGATGGGAACTGATTTGCAAGTAAGTAATTTAGTTGTGGTTGGCGATAACGATATTGCCATGTTGCACGATATGGCTTTATATCGCCAAACTAGAGTTAAATTACTCGATGAGATGAAAAAAGTTGATACGGAGAAAGGGGCGCTTTTTAATGTTGAAGCTTTACCGGAAGGCAGTGTTTTAGTATTTCCCGTTGCTGTTAAACAAAAGGGTTGGAAACCTTTTGGTGATGCTGCTGCTCAAGAACTTTATT